A stretch of Kyrpidia spormannii DNA encodes these proteins:
- a CDS encoding AAA family ATPase — translation MRILGWRVDRYGRWQDVERTVAPGGLILLYGLNEAGKTTWLHFIRAMLFGESRKDKSPYWSPEEGWGGRLDVVFADGQQWRVERRVEGRREHSRILAPGGAQVDEETWNRRLGGLSRFVYDQIFAFGLGELERFESLSDPRVAGQLYSAGAGLRGTDLAAAEQRLVQAMEKRYKSRGKNPVINQLQTALQECERQIRILGDPAAEYAEVTAALAQCDDQEAEVADRRKEIRVRRRRLLRLKQLREIFDAWNNTESSWAEVRDLPDVDPDEVARLDRILEKVEGLQLEAARAAKERDALEAELRSVPEPGPLWRERERIATVLEGRGLEAGRREERIRIRNELASWAVEERDWVQRLGPELAGQGAEPDTSIAAREQGSELWRALEQAEVVLRDRRATAEREIETLERIRQERVELEAEALAAVGDEVPSFGVAPEGSGLTVRGGKFAEGDIPGRRAKVRELLEIRRQRAEKEARLESTLEAIQSASNSQVGPERWAWAIPAAGLILIALVGALFGAHSVLVWGAAIVGAAMAVWGVSRGRRAERDAKARREAWERRKSEVESHIRDLTEREARMAESLFGRADWSERDIEDIERVLDDAARRMALVEDKRARIEQLRRDEERARRTVEMEQKKLQESEDQLVRCRESWESWLVGQGFPRKLSWPQVSAALDAFDHLRRLRRQMEERRRREADLGDQGRRWRRQLAELCAQCGLPIPSLPEDEDLAAQADWDARVCGSLRAALDDEIRRVQRRDRLRDERKKAAGMAEQTSDRLAAAKGELQRGWADLGITGEEEWRKVRPELRRRRELRDTRRALEEQLHRLAEDERELAEVAHWDPVAIEDELTELDRMEEELDRKTRDIGARRAENTARLKELEEGRSLSHWLQRREDLIAGLRREVREWAVDALALHLLRRTKERYERERQPAVIRRASTAFAALTGGRYRRIVVPLEEEAWYAEDAAGHRWPLPRLSRGTTEQMYLAIRLGLIDDLRERGVVPPLVMDDILVNFDPVRRRQGAKLLTRLAEDVQLFYLTCHPEVVEDFQRASSRVEVVDLKDWDPGVQVSGEVRHG, via the coding sequence ATGCGCATTCTGGGGTGGAGGGTGGACCGCTACGGGCGTTGGCAGGATGTGGAGCGCACGGTGGCACCGGGCGGGCTCATCCTGCTGTATGGACTGAACGAGGCGGGAAAAACCACGTGGCTTCATTTTATCCGAGCCATGTTGTTCGGGGAATCTCGAAAGGACAAGAGCCCGTATTGGTCGCCGGAAGAGGGATGGGGAGGGCGCTTAGACGTTGTTTTTGCGGACGGGCAGCAGTGGAGAGTGGAACGCCGGGTGGAGGGACGGCGGGAGCACAGTCGGATCCTGGCCCCGGGCGGGGCTCAAGTGGACGAGGAGACGTGGAACCGCCGTCTTGGAGGGTTGAGCCGGTTCGTCTACGATCAGATATTCGCTTTCGGTCTGGGGGAGTTGGAGCGGTTTGAATCCCTGTCCGACCCCAGGGTTGCCGGACAATTGTACAGCGCCGGCGCCGGTTTGCGCGGGACCGATTTGGCAGCGGCAGAGCAGCGCTTGGTTCAGGCAATGGAGAAGCGGTACAAGAGTCGGGGCAAGAACCCGGTTATTAATCAGCTCCAGACCGCCCTCCAGGAATGCGAGCGACAGATTCGCATACTCGGGGATCCGGCGGCGGAGTACGCCGAGGTAACGGCGGCGCTGGCACAATGTGACGATCAGGAGGCGGAGGTTGCGGACCGGCGAAAGGAGATCCGCGTTCGTCGGCGGAGATTGCTGCGGCTCAAACAACTGCGGGAAATCTTCGATGCATGGAATAACACGGAATCCTCCTGGGCGGAGGTGCGCGATCTGCCGGATGTGGACCCGGACGAGGTCGCACGCTTAGATCGCATTCTGGAGAAGGTGGAAGGGTTGCAGCTCGAAGCGGCCCGAGCCGCCAAGGAGCGGGACGCGCTTGAGGCGGAGCTCCGGAGTGTGCCAGAGCCCGGCCCATTGTGGCGAGAGCGGGAGAGAATCGCAACGGTGCTGGAAGGCCGGGGGCTGGAGGCGGGGCGCCGGGAAGAGCGAATACGCATCCGCAACGAGTTGGCGTCATGGGCCGTGGAAGAGAGGGATTGGGTCCAGCGCTTGGGTCCCGAGCTTGCGGGCCAAGGGGCGGAGCCCGACACCTCGATTGCCGCCCGGGAGCAGGGCAGCGAATTGTGGCGGGCTCTGGAGCAGGCCGAGGTGGTCCTGCGGGACCGCCGGGCGACGGCGGAACGCGAGATAGAAACCCTTGAGCGGATTCGGCAGGAGCGGGTGGAACTGGAGGCGGAGGCGCTGGCGGCGGTGGGCGACGAAGTGCCCTCCTTCGGTGTCGCACCGGAAGGATCCGGGCTCACTGTCCGTGGAGGCAAGTTTGCCGAAGGGGATATCCCGGGCCGACGGGCGAAGGTGAGAGAGCTTTTAGAAATTCGCCGACAGCGTGCGGAGAAAGAGGCCCGCTTGGAAAGCACGTTGGAAGCGATCCAGTCGGCGTCCAACTCCCAGGTAGGGCCGGAGAGGTGGGCATGGGCCATCCCGGCTGCCGGGTTGATACTCATCGCTCTTGTGGGGGCGTTGTTTGGAGCCCATTCGGTCCTGGTGTGGGGTGCGGCCATCGTCGGAGCCGCAATGGCAGTTTGGGGAGTGAGCCGGGGACGGCGGGCGGAGAGGGACGCGAAAGCCCGCAGAGAGGCGTGGGAGAGGCGAAAATCTGAAGTCGAAAGCCATATTCGCGATTTGACAGAACGGGAGGCGCGAATGGCGGAGTCGCTGTTCGGACGAGCCGACTGGAGCGAACGGGACATTGAGGATATCGAACGGGTTTTGGACGATGCGGCCCGACGGATGGCCCTCGTGGAGGATAAACGAGCCCGGATCGAACAGTTGCGCCGGGATGAGGAACGTGCGCGACGAACCGTAGAGATGGAACAAAAGAAGCTCCAGGAATCAGAGGACCAACTTGTTCGTTGCCGGGAATCCTGGGAGTCCTGGTTGGTCGGTCAGGGATTTCCCAGGAAGCTTTCGTGGCCCCAGGTGTCTGCCGCTCTGGATGCTTTCGATCACCTGCGCCGCCTGAGGAGGCAGATGGAGGAGCGCCGGCGTCGGGAGGCGGATTTGGGAGACCAGGGTCGAAGATGGAGGCGGCAGTTGGCTGAGCTGTGCGCACAGTGCGGACTTCCCATCCCTTCCCTGCCGGAGGATGAGGATTTAGCAGCCCAGGCGGATTGGGACGCCCGGGTGTGTGGGAGCTTGCGGGCGGCACTAGACGATGAAATCCGACGGGTACAGCGCCGAGACCGCTTGCGAGACGAAAGGAAGAAAGCGGCGGGTATGGCCGAGCAGACGTCCGATCGATTGGCGGCGGCAAAAGGTGAACTGCAGCGGGGCTGGGCAGATCTGGGCATCACGGGCGAAGAGGAGTGGCGCAAAGTCCGGCCGGAGCTTCGCCGTCGGAGGGAATTGCGGGATACCCGTCGAGCACTGGAAGAGCAGCTGCACCGCCTGGCGGAGGACGAACGGGAGTTGGCCGAGGTGGCCCATTGGGACCCGGTTGCAATTGAAGATGAGTTAACAGAATTGGACCGCATGGAGGAAGAGCTGGATCGCAAGACTCGGGATATCGGAGCCCGACGAGCGGAAAACACGGCTAGACTTAAGGAGCTGGAGGAGGGGCGGTCTCTGTCCCATTGGCTGCAGCGCCGGGAAGATCTCATCGCCGGGCTGCGGCGGGAGGTGCGGGAATGGGCAGTGGATGCCTTGGCGCTGCATCTCCTGCGCCGAACCAAGGAAAGGTACGAACGGGAGCGACAACCCGCGGTCATACGCCGGGCGTCGACCGCATTCGCCGCCTTGACAGGGGGCCGTTACCGACGGATTGTCGTGCCTCTTGAGGAGGAGGCGTGGTATGCCGAAGATGCAGCGGGGCATCGATGGCCACTACCCCGGTTGAGCCGCGGTACAACCGAACAGATGTATCTGGCTATTCGGCTTGGGCTGATCGACGATCTCCGGGAGAGGGGAGTTGTGCCACCATTGGTTATGGATGATATACTCGTGAATTTTGATCCGGTGCGAAGGCGCCAGGGGGCCAAACTCCTGACGCGTTTGGCCGAGGACGTGCAACTGTTTTATTTGACGTGTCATCCGGAGGTGGTGGAGGATTTTCAAAGAGCTTCATCCCGGGTCGAAGTCGTTGATCTGAAAGACTGGGACCCGGGCGTTCAGGTGAGCGGGGAAGTCCGACATGGATAA
- a CDS encoding DMT family transporter, producing the protein MDKAAVLFLTLANLFWAGNYLFGAALAPVISAGALTTVRWWIAFTVLWPFVRREWARPGSPGPQAIRRRFGGLVFLAVTGVGGYGFVLYQALHHTSPVNASLISGINPALIAALAAIWQRSRISALQVIGLIVSLAGVVVVVSRGDWSVLTGLRLNPGDWLMLICVFLWAVYSLYVPRVQREVGTMTTAWVTSGMGAVIGLIPAALDWKLLALPITWVGVAYIGVFASVLAYVCWNAGVMRIPAGQAGIFMNLLPVFTLFMAMLLGQPVRVVQWLGGALVVAGVTLTLTAGRSRKGRDSGEPRAEASTGL; encoded by the coding sequence ATGGATAAAGCGGCGGTTCTTTTTCTCACCCTGGCCAACCTGTTTTGGGCGGGAAATTACTTGTTCGGGGCAGCCCTTGCCCCTGTGATTTCTGCAGGGGCTCTGACCACGGTGCGCTGGTGGATTGCCTTTACGGTCTTATGGCCTTTCGTCAGAAGGGAGTGGGCTCGCCCGGGATCGCCGGGTCCCCAAGCGATTCGCCGCCGGTTCGGCGGGTTGGTGTTTTTAGCGGTCACGGGGGTGGGGGGATACGGATTTGTCCTGTACCAAGCTCTCCATCATACAAGCCCAGTTAATGCTTCGCTGATTTCCGGGATTAACCCAGCCCTCATCGCAGCCCTCGCTGCCATTTGGCAGAGAAGCCGGATATCGGCGCTACAGGTCATTGGGCTGATCGTTTCCCTAGCCGGGGTGGTGGTTGTGGTGAGCCGAGGGGATTGGAGTGTGCTGACTGGGCTGCGGCTCAACCCCGGCGATTGGTTGATGCTCATCTGCGTGTTCCTTTGGGCCGTGTACTCCCTTTACGTACCCCGGGTTCAACGGGAAGTGGGGACGATGACCACGGCTTGGGTGACTTCGGGAATGGGGGCGGTGATCGGACTGATTCCCGCTGCTTTAGATTGGAAACTGCTGGCCCTGCCCATCACCTGGGTGGGGGTGGCTTACATTGGCGTGTTCGCTTCGGTGTTGGCCTATGTCTGTTGGAACGCAGGCGTGATGCGTATCCCGGCAGGCCAAGCGGGAATCTTTATGAACTTACTACCCGTTTTTACGTTGTTCATGGCCATGCTGCTAGGGCAGCCAGTGAGGGTGGTCCAATGGCTGGGCGGGGCGTTGGTCGTGGCAGGGGTGACGTTGACACTGACCGCCGGTAGAAGCCGCAAGGGAAGAGATTCAGGGGAACCGAGGGCAGAGGCGTCTACTGGGCTTTGA
- a CDS encoding chromate transporter produces MENTAPDEKEVGGMVSWWNLLVAMFRTGIFTYGGGPAVIPLMRHEAVRRYSWMEDEEFGEIVALANALPGPIATKLAAYLGYRVKGILGAVLAVVVHILPSSLAMIVLLGSLYALKSSRVVAGMIAAVKPVIVVMLGVMAYEFGASASRGLGWLFAAVADLLALVLLGPVNVHPALVVLAALLYGSVHLRVVDALRARRLGSGAGSGEQGANVQPTETVAGGRVGQSEGGDQGRDDQEGHSGAGTSGEEEGSR; encoded by the coding sequence ATGGAAAACACGGCGCCCGATGAGAAAGAAGTCGGCGGCATGGTATCGTGGTGGAATCTACTGGTCGCCATGTTTCGCACGGGCATTTTTACGTACGGCGGGGGACCGGCGGTCATTCCTTTGATGCGCCATGAAGCGGTCCGGCGCTATAGCTGGATGGAAGATGAAGAGTTCGGCGAAATTGTCGCCTTGGCGAACGCGCTTCCGGGGCCCATCGCCACGAAACTGGCCGCGTATCTCGGGTATCGCGTTAAAGGGATCCTCGGTGCTGTCCTCGCTGTGGTCGTTCATATCCTACCGAGCAGTCTTGCGATGATCGTGTTATTGGGATCCTTGTATGCACTCAAAAGTTCCCGGGTGGTGGCCGGAATGATCGCGGCGGTCAAGCCGGTGATCGTGGTGATGCTGGGTGTGATGGCCTATGAGTTTGGCGCCTCTGCGAGCCGGGGACTGGGATGGTTATTCGCCGCGGTGGCCGATCTTTTGGCGCTCGTTTTGCTGGGACCGGTAAACGTACACCCCGCCCTGGTAGTGCTGGCCGCTTTGCTCTACGGGAGTGTGCATTTGAGGGTTGTTGACGCCCTTCGGGCCAGGCGGCTGGGCAGCGGGGCGGGGTCGGGTGAACAGGGGGCGAATGTTCAGCCCACTGAAACGGTGGCGGGCGGACGGGTCGGGCAAAGCGAAGGTGGCGACCAAGGGCGTGATGATCAGGAGGGCCACAGTGGGGCGGGTACGTCCGGAGAAGAGGAGGGCTCGCGATGA
- a CDS encoding chromate transporter: MMNWLHLLWGFLVANLLGYGGGPSTIPLMQEEIVHRYQWLTNGQFADVLAVGNALPGPIATKIAAFVGYEVAGWPGLLAALVATVVPTAVGLIAFMRLLARFRGSKAVRGMTMLVQPVIAVMLVLLTWEMGQESVQGIGILQFLGIAAVSLWALVVRKIHPAFVILAAFAYGGLVLSHWV, encoded by the coding sequence ATGATGAATTGGCTGCACTTATTATGGGGTTTTTTGGTCGCGAACCTCTTGGGGTACGGCGGCGGTCCTTCCACGATCCCGTTGATGCAAGAGGAGATCGTCCACCGGTACCAGTGGCTGACAAACGGACAATTCGCCGATGTACTGGCGGTGGGCAACGCCCTCCCGGGTCCGATTGCCACGAAGATCGCCGCCTTTGTGGGGTACGAGGTCGCAGGGTGGCCTGGACTCCTCGCGGCCTTGGTGGCGACGGTGGTCCCGACCGCTGTCGGACTGATTGCCTTTATGCGCTTATTGGCTCGGTTTCGGGGATCCAAGGCGGTTCGGGGCATGACGATGTTGGTCCAGCCGGTCATCGCCGTGATGTTGGTGCTATTGACCTGGGAAATGGGCCAGGAATCTGTACAGGGCATCGGGATTCTGCAATTTCTTGGCATTGCGGCGGTGTCACTGTGGGCGCTGGTGGTCCGGAAAATTCATCCCGCCTTCGTGATTCTTGCCGCTTTCGCGTACGGGGGGTTGGTGCTTTCGCACTGGGTGTAG
- a CDS encoding YjbE family putative metal transport protein (Members of this highly hydrophobic protein family,regularly are found preceded by the yybP-ykoY manganese riboswitch (see RF00080). A metal cation transport function is proposed.) yields MQTVVDLFVLAWINIMLSGDNALVIAMATRRLPAGQRRRAAVFGAAAAVALRILLTILAARWLTKPYIQAAAGVALLWIAVRLILPGPETLPPADEQPESQPPQWWEAVGTIVLADVTMSIDNVLAVAAAAQGNLLLLVAGLALSIPLIVWGSDLIRLLLNRMEWLVYPGAGLLGWMAGGLVAEDPGLGIADQWPGGAWWTAGLAACAVVGVGLWKRWPKD; encoded by the coding sequence GTGCAGACTGTCGTTGATCTGTTCGTGCTGGCGTGGATCAATATTATGCTCAGCGGGGACAACGCTTTGGTGATTGCCATGGCCACCCGTCGACTTCCGGCGGGCCAGCGGCGCCGGGCGGCCGTTTTTGGCGCCGCCGCCGCAGTGGCCCTGCGCATTCTTCTGACAATCCTCGCGGCGCGGTGGCTGACAAAACCCTACATCCAGGCGGCTGCGGGGGTCGCTCTTCTGTGGATCGCGGTCCGGTTGATTTTGCCGGGGCCGGAGACCCTGCCGCCGGCGGACGAACAGCCGGAATCCCAGCCGCCGCAATGGTGGGAAGCGGTAGGGACGATCGTTCTTGCGGATGTAACCATGAGCATCGACAATGTGTTGGCGGTGGCGGCCGCCGCCCAGGGGAATCTCCTGTTACTCGTCGCAGGGCTTGCTTTGAGTATTCCGCTGATCGTATGGGGGAGCGACTTGATTCGGCTGCTTCTGAATCGGATGGAGTGGTTGGTGTACCCGGGTGCAGGTCTTTTGGGGTGGATGGCAGGTGGGCTTGTGGCGGAGGATCCTGGGCTGGGCATTGCGGATCAATGGCCGGGAGGTGCTTGGTGGACGGCCGGGTTAGCGGCCTGTGCCGTCGTCGGAGTTGGGCTGTGGAAACGCTGGCCGAAGGATTGA